A part of Lactobacillus sp. ESL0700 genomic DNA contains:
- a CDS encoding Rib/alpha-like domain-containing protein gives MQSKKDRFSIRKLTVGAASVLLGFSFMAMNGQTAKADTISSSDTEVQTSKNDTTTLENKHQSANDKTSAKPNLATYSGLKSFLKSGKSDTEETDKTDTNKEQEKPETPTSSDTNSTAKPAEDTNTTDTTKPADTNQPADTDITKPGDSNSTTPDTDTAVKPNDGKITNQDDPAPTSADVTTWDEMTKALESDTIVTINLKNDIIADPNETKEYTILSDKVVNGNSYTLDIGSNLIQDTHFSYGITFNDLKLMGQKPNNDPESFNFYGYDNDKAITLNNVESDNVSYDNIIKFQNKVEINYNIDGNIFSDYSEPLAMTGSDVTIDFAPTVGTSSSFICDIFILEDSSKVNIHVANTKSALRGTGTTDTARVEVGENATFDMTIDPSVNFLYRVDDGIPPMWLKLKKGSVTHIYNNSSDAGVNPGKDNQIKLKVDTPKIFSITSDTADVNNFNFPITDISGAKMGMITDHYKWIIQDSDNANIMDPTLTDDKMQILANPTLPENILQDGKANKTFQDLSTIDDFQTVINTAGGFNGSAGFELGTDLYDSWKKTDAGRYNISSTSLEVHGGQTSGIGLANDRLNAVDSHDNTPKDIADLLTLVDSINPSNETITGIAWLPNKAMDANGNLIDGGLVKDTTGNLIENIGSQVGPEGDTNLGNAVIQVTYGDGTTDDIPVMLKVILASSSGDTQKVDHGKFPTAEQAKDAVVFNGDASGLNPTYEWYKADGSGPLTQADLQTGNNAVQVLVTYHRADGQPDGTQLVPANVFMGEDQATASGITAGSGPVAVHAVTIPSENDPIVPDFTDSNKWHEFLGGKLDHVTGVTWDDDTNVSDIINDATGEKTAKLRVTFEDGSTAEVDGVQVNVLGGEKADNQSTTTPNGVVPTTDQAKQALKDTTTLTTDLSNAGYDVDYSWAKDDKGTPMDQGYVSYADQVPNKTVPGYVVLTYYKKGLPHTPENVDGKQLVPVDVTINKQQNNLYHDQLAGSGQNSEGVSVAKNTTMDDATAKDAIYKPANFPPDATFKWESPVDTTTTGDKSAWVDVTYVDGTTDRIPVLVNVYDTASKEMPEGKTQTADLNGAVPDAKDSIANNAELPADAQYEWQNEPDLTHEGSAVGTVKVTYADGSIDYVTVPVIVGNANPTQDNDPLGQRTDINYGATATATDDQAKAAISNADSLPEGTTFSWQTAPVVNDLNRLGIQAAVVKVTYPDGTSNNVPVVVDVLSDAHSAARPRAKNVCINVGETIPDAKDAVINSADLTNATKFEYVINPSKDTVGVTQNKIKITYADGSTDEVPTQIIVNEIPSDTATEAEKNNPHVKTVRVNLNSSVNAESVIDNFTELKGNPKAEWVDPNVKTEITDTAGLKQSQIKLTFNDGSVKIVTGYVRVVSDGEKHTDSVTGKTVTKKIGAAITAAEMVNDLPSDAEATFASTVNITDGKVVNPGTYIETIHIKFHDGTEKEVSSVLTVPRQSSQINFVQNHRVVLHVANVGSDVSQAPKEFDDPSSFLGNTEDANIAKIEWATDGFPNVSEANEQAKAKIKITFKDGTSVTESINVKVIGARKADTPTTITAGDNSKLDEGRAKSALNSTDVMAIDYKFPGATYSWAANADGTGDVDISNAGEQHPYVIISYEDGTKEAVQVDLTVNEKPTSGATYKPEATSGSVTTHMTTNGVTMPPEFNDPSKMDDFMQIPGVDDLSSVVAKLTWANDAPTTAGDNQQFQVIAHYKDNSVSDPFTINVNVLSAKKTDTPTTIAAGDKLTGVIAEAALDPAENAKIKAKYPNVKYRWATSADGSGTVDTSKVGSSQPYVVVDYGDGTIQTVQVDLTIKSQADSNTGNIDATQAATITTHLANGLHSEVKVPEFTDPAWIKDNIKLNDGSDDSSAKIDHLSWDGAQPDTIGDGQSLNVVAHYKDGSTSAPFKLPVNVIGAEKKTDKPTTVKVNSEPGEAEAKNALILEQVQKIDGQYPNVKYSFAKNSDGTGKVDTSTPGTSSAYVVVDYGDGTKQTVKIDLTVGSERDADILHPVVAPVNATEPIKAHLIHDYGTGNPITKYPDGFSTDHLDEMKKIISGISDPDWDKVDYLTWAAASPDKPGENQDVQVMVHYKDGSVSAPITVKANIYGVQHLDVAGVTNHAEVTEGEQPTADQAKEVLGQKDLVDQILQQYPNTKFGWANKPDGTGTLDTSKPGQKDAYVIIDYDDGSKQVLKVPLTVNPKTPGDTHTPEKTDGSVTTHLTTTGVATPDEFKDPTKFKDFMQISGSGDPADLVDHVDWADGTGPTAVGDNQQVEVVAHYKDGTKSDTFKINVNVLDARKSDKPTTVCKDSTPDPNVAKNALNEDDVQKIDAHYPNAKYSLAGNSDGTGTVDTSTPGKKNAFVVIDYGDGTTQIVPIELNVADSTMADDNHPVPAPDNATTPILTHLVHDSGTGNPVAKEPASFKDLDKMKQIISIDNWEVVDHLTWSDKVPNKPGDDQDVEVVVHYKDGSVSEPITVKANIVGSEHSDVTGSTPAPAEVAPGKQPTEDQAKNALGHGIADDILQQYPDAKFSWASRSDGTGTLDTSNPGQKEAYVVIKYSDGTKQVVKVPLNVTNNGGSGNDTGSSSSNDSQPIGGSVTIPQGKDLSNDTEYAEQAISNSASLPAGTTYKWQEVPDTSVAGKTLSASVLVTLPGGTKVVVPVSVTIGTKKGETVTLHHNAYLYNEAGQRINELVYKTGSVVPVYGIKTIDGRDFYILDDNHYLATGNVLSTKQKLTHNAYVYNQYGTRVTKKVFKRGKTVKTYGEPINIRGKKYYKLDNGYFLRATNFKKPKRDLTPVQAIAADPTKDRIMHNSYLYDENGKRANGIILNAGTRVKIDQTVHSIAGRNFYKTDKGYYIAVENITGTKVSLKHNAYVYNRYGSRVSKKTLKRGKKITVYGNPVKLHGASYYIVGNKTYVKTANF, from the coding sequence GGTTGTTAATGGTAACAGCTATACTTTAGATATTGGCTCCAACCTTATTCAAGATACCCACTTTTCATACGGGATTACCTTTAATGACTTAAAGTTGATGGGACAAAAGCCAAATAATGATCCTGAATCATTCAACTTCTATGGCTATGATAATGATAAAGCCATTACCTTGAATAATGTCGAGAGTGATAATGTCAGCTATGATAACATCATCAAATTTCAAAATAAAGTTGAGATTAATTACAACATTGACGGCAATATCTTTAGTGACTATTCAGAACCGTTAGCAATGACTGGGTCTGATGTGACGATTGACTTTGCGCCAACTGTCGGAACTTCATCTAGCTTTATCTGCGACATCTTTATCCTTGAGGATAGTTCCAAGGTAAATATTCATGTTGCCAATACTAAGAGTGCATTGCGTGGTACTGGGACAACCGATACTGCCAGAGTCGAGGTCGGTGAAAACGCAACCTTTGATATGACAATTGATCCATCAGTTAACTTCTTATACCGGGTTGATGATGGTATTCCGCCGATGTGGTTGAAGCTGAAAAAGGGTTCGGTAACTCATATTTATAATAATTCTTCGGATGCTGGTGTTAACCCAGGTAAAGACAACCAGATTAAGTTAAAGGTTGATACACCGAAGATTTTCAGTATCACTAGCGATACTGCAGATGTTAATAACTTTAACTTCCCAATAACCGATATTTCTGGTGCTAAGATGGGGATGATTACTGACCACTATAAGTGGATCATTCAAGATTCTGATAATGCCAATATCATGGACCCTACCCTAACCGATGATAAGATGCAGATTTTGGCTAACCCAACTTTACCAGAAAACATTCTGCAAGATGGTAAGGCCAACAAGACATTCCAAGACTTAAGCACAATAGACGATTTTCAAACGGTAATTAATACTGCCGGTGGTTTTAACGGTTCTGCTGGTTTTGAACTGGGGACTGATCTTTATGATTCCTGGAAGAAGACTGATGCTGGGCGCTACAATATTTCTTCAACTAGTCTTGAAGTCCACGGCGGTCAGACAAGCGGAATTGGTCTTGCTAATGACAGATTGAATGCAGTTGATAGCCATGATAATACTCCAAAAGATATTGCTGACTTATTAACTCTTGTTGATAGTATTAATCCAAGTAATGAGACCATTACTGGTATTGCATGGCTGCCAAACAAGGCAATGGATGCCAATGGTAATTTGATTGACGGTGGTTTGGTTAAAGATACGACCGGTAATTTAATTGAAAATATTGGTTCGCAAGTTGGCCCAGAAGGCGATACTAACTTAGGTAATGCGGTCATTCAGGTAACTTATGGTGATGGCACGACTGATGATATTCCGGTAATGCTGAAGGTTATTTTGGCTAGTTCGTCCGGTGATACGCAAAAAGTTGACCATGGTAAGTTCCCAACAGCTGAGCAAGCAAAAGATGCCGTTGTTTTTAATGGTGATGCAAGTGGCTTAAATCCAACTTATGAATGGTACAAGGCTGATGGCTCAGGTCCGTTAACTCAGGCAGATTTGCAAACTGGTAATAATGCCGTTCAAGTTTTGGTAACTTATCACCGTGCTGATGGTCAACCAGATGGGACACAATTAGTTCCCGCAAATGTCTTTATGGGTGAAGATCAAGCAACTGCATCTGGAATTACAGCTGGTAGTGGTCCAGTTGCTGTTCATGCAGTTACCATTCCAAGTGAAAATGATCCAATAGTGCCAGACTTTACTGATTCTAATAAGTGGCATGAATTTTTAGGTGGTAAGTTAGACCATGTAACAGGTGTTACTTGGGATGATGACACTAATGTTAGTGACATTATCAATGATGCAACTGGTGAAAAGACGGCTAAATTGCGAGTAACCTTTGAAGATGGATCAACTGCAGAAGTTGACGGTGTTCAGGTCAATGTTCTTGGCGGCGAAAAGGCAGATAATCAGTCAACGACAACACCTAATGGGGTAGTGCCAACGACTGATCAGGCTAAGCAAGCACTTAAAGATACGACAACACTAACTACTGATTTAAGTAACGCTGGTTACGACGTTGATTATTCATGGGCTAAGGATGACAAAGGCACGCCAATGGACCAAGGCTACGTTTCTTACGCGGATCAAGTTCCAAATAAGACAGTGCCAGGCTATGTTGTTTTAACCTACTATAAGAAAGGTCTGCCACATACACCAGAAAACGTTGATGGTAAGCAACTTGTACCAGTTGATGTAACAATTAATAAACAACAAAATAATTTGTATCATGATCAATTAGCTGGTTCTGGTCAAAATTCCGAAGGTGTGTCCGTTGCTAAAAACACAACGATGGATGATGCCACTGCTAAGGATGCAATTTACAAGCCAGCAAACTTCCCACCTGATGCAACATTCAAGTGGGAAAGTCCAGTTGATACTACGACAACCGGTGATAAGTCAGCTTGGGTTGATGTCACTTATGTCGATGGGACGACCGATCGCATTCCTGTCTTAGTTAACGTTTATGACACTGCCTCAAAGGAAATGCCAGAAGGCAAGACACAGACTGCTGACTTGAACGGCGCGGTACCTGATGCTAAGGATTCAATTGCTAATAATGCTGAGTTACCGGCTGATGCCCAATATGAGTGGCAAAATGAACCTGATTTGACACACGAAGGTTCAGCTGTTGGCACGGTTAAAGTAACGTATGCAGACGGCTCAATTGACTATGTCACTGTTCCGGTAATTGTTGGTAATGCTAACCCAACGCAAGACAATGACCCGTTAGGTCAAAGAACCGATATTAACTATGGCGCAACAGCAACGGCAACTGATGACCAAGCTAAAGCCGCAATTTCTAACGCTGACAGCCTGCCAGAAGGAACGACTTTCTCATGGCAAACAGCCCCAGTTGTTAATGATTTGAACAGATTGGGTATTCAAGCAGCTGTTGTTAAGGTAACTTATCCAGATGGCACATCGAACAATGTCCCAGTAGTTGTTGATGTCCTCAGTGATGCCCATTCGGCTGCACGTCCACGGGCAAAGAATGTCTGCATTAATGTTGGGGAGACAATTCCAGATGCAAAGGATGCGGTAATCAACAGCGCAGATTTGACTAATGCAACCAAGTTTGAATATGTAATTAATCCGTCAAAAGATACAGTTGGTGTAACGCAAAACAAGATTAAGATTACTTATGCAGATGGTTCAACAGATGAAGTGCCAACACAAATTATTGTTAATGAAATACCGTCTGATACCGCAACTGAAGCCGAAAAGAACAACCCGCACGTCAAGACAGTTCGGGTTAACTTGAATAGTTCAGTTAACGCAGAAAGCGTGATTGACAACTTTACAGAACTTAAGGGTAATCCAAAAGCTGAATGGGTTGATCCTAATGTTAAAACCGAAATAACGGATACAGCTGGCTTGAAGCAATCACAAATTAAGTTAACCTTCAACGATGGTTCGGTTAAGATTGTCACAGGTTATGTCAGAGTAGTTTCTGATGGCGAAAAGCATACCGATTCGGTTACTGGTAAGACAGTTACTAAGAAGATTGGCGCTGCAATCACCGCTGCTGAAATGGTAAATGATTTGCCAAGTGATGCCGAAGCTACATTTGCATCAACGGTTAATATTACAGATGGTAAGGTTGTTAATCCAGGAACTTATATTGAAACAATTCACATTAAGTTCCACGATGGTACTGAAAAAGAAGTTTCATCAGTCTTAACAGTGCCAAGACAGAGTTCACAAATCAACTTTGTGCAGAACCACCGGGTTGTCTTACACGTTGCTAACGTAGGTAGCGATGTCTCACAGGCACCAAAAGAATTTGATGATCCAAGTTCATTCTTAGGTAATACTGAAGACGCTAATATCGCTAAGATTGAGTGGGCAACAGATGGTTTTCCTAACGTAAGCGAAGCAAATGAACAAGCCAAAGCTAAGATTAAGATTACCTTTAAGGATGGTACGTCAGTTACTGAGAGTATCAATGTTAAGGTAATTGGTGCAAGAAAGGCTGACACTCCAACCACCATTACAGCTGGCGATAATAGCAAGTTGGATGAGGGTCGGGCTAAGTCAGCTTTGAATTCTACTGATGTGATGGCAATTGATTACAAGTTCCCTGGTGCTACATATTCATGGGCCGCAAATGCAGATGGTACAGGCGACGTTGATATTAGTAATGCCGGAGAACAACACCCATATGTCATTATTAGTTATGAAGATGGCACTAAGGAAGCTGTCCAAGTTGACTTAACAGTTAATGAAAAGCCGACATCAGGTGCAACTTATAAGCCAGAAGCAACTAGTGGCTCTGTCACAACTCACATGACAACTAATGGCGTTACAATGCCACCAGAATTTAATGATCCGTCAAAGATGGATGACTTTATGCAAATCCCTGGTGTTGATGACCTTAGCAGCGTTGTTGCCAAGTTAACTTGGGCTAATGATGCTCCAACAACTGCTGGTGATAATCAACAGTTCCAAGTAATTGCGCACTACAAAGATAATTCAGTTAGTGATCCGTTCACAATTAACGTTAATGTGTTAAGTGCCAAGAAGACAGACACACCAACGACGATTGCGGCAGGTGATAAATTAACGGGTGTTATTGCGGAAGCAGCTTTGGACCCAGCAGAAAACGCTAAGATTAAAGCTAAATATCCAAATGTTAAGTACAGATGGGCAACTAGTGCCGATGGTTCAGGAACCGTTGATACAAGTAAAGTTGGCAGTTCACAACCTTACGTTGTTGTTGACTACGGCGACGGTACCATTCAGACTGTCCAAGTTGACTTAACTATTAAATCTCAAGCTGATTCTAATACTGGCAACATTGATGCAACTCAAGCAGCAACTATTACAACTCACTTAGCTAATGGTCTGCACAGTGAAGTTAAGGTTCCTGAATTTACTGATCCAGCTTGGATTAAGGACAACATTAAGCTCAATGATGGCAGCGATGATTCGAGTGCCAAGATTGATCATTTGAGCTGGGACGGCGCCCAACCAGATACGATTGGTGATGGCCAGTCACTTAACGTTGTTGCTCATTACAAGGATGGTTCAACTAGTGCACCATTTAAACTGCCAGTTAATGTAATTGGTGCCGAGAAGAAGACCGATAAGCCAACAACTGTTAAAGTTAATAGCGAGCCTGGTGAAGCAGAAGCCAAGAATGCTTTGATTCTGGAACAAGTTCAGAAGATAGATGGGCAATATCCAAATGTTAAGTATTCATTTGCTAAAAATAGTGACGGCACCGGTAAAGTCGATACAAGTACGCCAGGTACTAGTTCAGCCTATGTTGTAGTTGATTATGGTGATGGCACCAAGCAAACCGTAAAGATTGACCTGACGGTTGGTAGTGAACGTGATGCTGATATTCTTCATCCAGTTGTAGCACCTGTTAACGCAACTGAGCCGATTAAGGCGCACCTAATTCACGATTATGGTACTGGTAACCCGATTACTAAGTATCCAGATGGCTTTTCTACTGATCATCTGGATGAGATGAAGAAGATTATTTCAGGTATTAGTGATCCTGATTGGGATAAAGTAGATTACTTAACTTGGGCAGCTGCATCACCAGATAAACCGGGTGAAAACCAAGATGTTCAGGTAATGGTTCACTACAAAGACGGTTCAGTTAGTGCCCCAATAACTGTTAAGGCCAATATTTATGGTGTTCAACACTTAGATGTTGCTGGGGTAACGAACCATGCGGAAGTTACAGAAGGCGAGCAGCCGACTGCGGACCAAGCAAAAGAAGTTTTAGGTCAGAAAGATTTAGTTGATCAGATTTTGCAACAATATCCGAATACTAAATTTGGCTGGGCTAACAAGCCAGATGGTACTGGAACTCTTGATACAAGTAAACCTGGACAAAAAGATGCCTACGTCATAATTGATTATGATGATGGCAGTAAGCAAGTATTGAAGGTACCATTAACTGTTAATCCAAAGACGCCAGGGGACACTCATACGCCAGAAAAGACGGATGGTTCTGTCACAACGCACTTAACAACAACCGGTGTTGCAACGCCTGATGAATTTAAAGATCCTACAAAATTCAAGGACTTCATGCAGATTTCTGGCAGTGGTGATCCAGCTGACTTAGTTGATCATGTAGATTGGGCCGACGGTACAGGACCAACAGCAGTTGGCGATAATCAACAAGTTGAAGTTGTCGCTCATTATAAGGATGGTACAAAGAGCGATACATTTAAGATTAATGTCAACGTCCTTGATGCACGCAAGAGTGATAAGCCAACAACAGTCTGCAAGGATAGCACTCCAGATCCAAACGTGGCAAAGAATGCTTTAAACGAAGATGACGTTCAGAAGATAGATGCTCACTATCCAAATGCTAAGTATTCATTGGCAGGAAACAGTGACGGTACAGGTACAGTTGATACAAGTACTCCAGGTAAGAAGAATGCCTTTGTTGTAATTGATTACGGCGATGGCACGACGCAAATTGTACCAATTGAGCTGAATGTTGCTGATAGCACGATGGCTGATGATAATCATCCAGTTCCAGCACCTGACAACGCAACTACTCCGATTTTGACGCACTTAGTTCATGATTCTGGCACTGGCAATCCAGTCGCCAAGGAACCAGCTAGCTTTAAAGATCTGGATAAAATGAAGCAAATTATCTCAATTGACAATTGGGAAGTGGTAGATCACTTAACTTGGTCTGATAAAGTTCCAAATAAACCGGGTGATGATCAAGATGTTGAAGTTGTCGTTCACTATAAAGACGGTTCAGTTAGTGAGCCAATAACAGTTAAAGCTAATATTGTTGGTTCCGAGCACTCTGACGTCACAGGTAGCACTCCTGCTCCTGCAGAAGTAGCACCTGGTAAACAACCAACTGAAGACCAAGCTAAGAATGCTTTAGGTCATGGCATAGCCGATGATATTTTGCAACAATATCCAGATGCTAAGTTTAGTTGGGCAAGCAGGTCAGATGGTACAGGTACACTTGATACAAGTAACCCTGGACAAAAGGAAGCTTACGTTGTAATTAAGTATAGTGACGGCACTAAGCAAGTAGTTAAGGTACCACTGAATGTTACGAATAATGGTGGTTCTGGCAATGATACTGGTTCATCATCAAGTAACGATTCACAACCAATTGGCGGCAGTGTCACAATTCCACAAGGTAAAGACTTGAGTAATGATACTGAATATGCCGAACAAGCAATCAGTAACTCAGCAAGCTTGCCAGCAGGTACCACCTACAAGTGGCAAGAAGTTCCAGACACATCAGTTGCTGGTAAGACGCTTTCTGCTTCAGTATTGGTAACTTTGCCTGGTGGCACAAAGGTAGTTGTCCCAGTTTCAGTCACTATTGGCACTAAGAAGGGCGAAACCGTAACTTTGCACCATAATGCATACCTCTACAACGAGGCAGGTCAACGGATTAACGAATTAGTCTATAAGACTGGTTCAGTTGTTCCAGTATATGGTATCAAGACGATTGACGGCAGAGACTTCTACATCTTGGATGATAACCACTACTTAGCTACTGGTAATGTCTTGAGTACTAAGCAAAAGTTGACTCACAATGCCTATGTTTATAACCAATATGGCACGCGGGTTACTAAGAAGGTATTCAAGCGCGGCAAGACGGTTAAGACTTACGGTGAACCAATTAATATTCGGGGTAAGAAGTACTACAAGCTTGATAATGGTTACTTCTTGAGAGCCACGAACTTTAAGAAGCCAAAGCGTGATCTGACACCAGTCCAAGCAATTGCTGCTGATCCAACTAAGGACCGGATAATGCACAACTCTTACTTGTACGATGAAAACGGCAAGCGAGCTAATGGCATTATCCTGAATGCTGGCACGCGGGTCAAGATTGACCAGACGGTGCACAGTATTGCTGGTAGAAACTTCTATAAGACTGATAAGGGTTACTACATTGCAGTTGAAAATATTACGGGCACTAAGGTAAGCTTGAAGCATAATGCGTATGTCTATAACAGATATGGCAGTCGCGTTAGCAAGAAGACCTTGAAGCGTGGCAAGAAGATTACTGTTTATGGTAATCCAGTCAAGTTGCACGGTGCTTCATACTACATTGTTGGTAACAAGACTTATGTTAAAACCGCTAATTTTTAG
- a CDS encoding VanZ family protein, whose translation MVNISGKWYVAPIEINGTMLLPIFLFVFIFIAIRQFKNKQFKLVKILLIGSLLIYLWMLIDVTIFPIPLFLNGSLPIEKYGKQLFINLRFDVLGTYLPLQLIGNIILLAPLSFFVAMLNDKYAKLWNNLGLMFLSSLLIESTQLTLSFFYLGNRIFDVNDLLLNTLGSMLGFVFFKFCNKIFKPIF comes from the coding sequence ATGGTTAATATTTCTGGGAAATGGTATGTTGCGCCAATAGAAATAAATGGCACGATGTTATTGCCAATATTTTTGTTTGTATTTATTTTCATTGCTATTAGACAATTTAAAAACAAGCAATTTAAGTTAGTAAAAATATTATTGATTGGCTCATTGCTGATTTATTTATGGATGTTAATTGACGTTACAATTTTTCCAATCCCTTTATTTTTAAATGGCTCATTGCCTATTGAAAAGTATGGCAAGCAGCTTTTCATTAACCTCAGGTTCGATGTGTTGGGAACATATCTGCCTTTACAATTAATAGGGAACATTATATTACTAGCACCATTATCTTTCTTTGTGGCTATGCTTAATGATAAATATGCCAAACTTTGGAACAATCTTGGATTAATGTTTTTAAGCTCGTTATTAATTGAGAGTACACAATTAACTCTAAGTTTTTTCTATCTTGGAAATAGAATTTTTGATGTTAATGACCTGTTATTGAACACGTTGGGCTCTATGCTTGGCTTTGTCTTCTTTAAATTTTGCAACAAAATATTCAAACCTATATTTTGA
- a CDS encoding NAD(P)H-binding protein, producing MKVFVIGATGMAGSAFVKEAAKNNLEIIANGRSTDKLAKLKAEVPSIQTVAQDAFTLTKDDFGDCDVIVDAFSTAPAQAYRHTDLAAHLIRLFRETTSPRLAFILGAGSLITGADHHRVLQDIEQDESTKPWRNTPKNQYFEYQFLQNVDNVNWFGISPANLFVPGEKAAKILTGKDELLYNEQGESVTTAGTMATALVQEILTPKHHQERFTVANG from the coding sequence ATGAAAGTATTTGTAATTGGAGCAACTGGTATGGCAGGCTCCGCTTTTGTCAAAGAAGCAGCTAAAAACAATCTCGAAATTATTGCCAATGGTCGTTCAACCGACAAGCTGGCCAAGTTAAAGGCTGAGGTGCCCAGTATTCAAACTGTCGCTCAAGATGCCTTCACGCTAACCAAAGATGATTTCGGTGACTGTGATGTGATCGTTGATGCCTTTTCAACGGCTCCAGCACAAGCATATCGCCACACTGACTTAGCTGCTCATTTAATTCGTTTATTCAGAGAAACCACCAGTCCGCGATTGGCCTTTATTCTTGGTGCCGGCAGCTTAATAACCGGTGCTGACCATCATCGCGTTTTACAAGATATTGAACAGGATGAGTCAACTAAACCTTGGCGCAACACTCCAAAGAACCAATACTTTGAGTACCAATTCCTGCAAAATGTCGATAATGTTAATTGGTTCGGTATCTCGCCAGCTAATCTATTCGTCCCTGGAGAAAAAGCCGCTAAAATTCTTACTGGCAAGGACGAGCTGCTGTATAACGAGCAAGGTGAATCAGTTACCACTGCCGGAACAATGGCTACGGCTTTGGTTCAAGAAATTTTAACCCCGAAGCACCATCAGGAACGCTTCACTGTTGCTAATGGCTAG
- a CDS encoding HIT family protein: MTNNQCEICRRIELINQHQNPYFVKELSTGYVVLGDSQYFKGYTLFLCKKHVTELHFLPREYQDLFLHEMSLVSEAVANAFKADKMNCELLGNGDSHVHWHLFPRHTGDTPRPGPVWWVNPEVMYSLEAQPNSEQLQVLKMALQTSLDEVLSKYGGKL, translated from the coding sequence ATGACAAATAATCAGTGTGAAATTTGTCGGCGAATTGAGCTCATCAACCAGCACCAGAACCCCTATTTCGTCAAGGAACTGTCAACGGGATATGTGGTCTTAGGTGACTCGCAGTACTTTAAGGGTTATACTTTGTTTTTATGTAAAAAGCACGTCACGGAACTGCATTTTTTACCGCGAGAATATCAGGATTTATTTTTGCATGAAATGAGCTTGGTCAGTGAAGCTGTCGCAAATGCCTTTAAGGCAGATAAGATGAACTGTGAATTGCTGGGCAACGGCGATTCGCATGTTCACTGGCACCTGTTTCCAAGACACACTGGGGACACGCCCAGGCCTGGACCTGTCTGGTGGGTTAATCCTGAGGTGATGTATAGCTTAGAAGCACAACCAAATTCCGAGCAATTACAGGTGTTAAAGATGGCATTACAAACTTCATTAGATGAAGTTTTAAGTAAGTATGGAGGAAAATTATGA
- a CDS encoding YjdF family protein — protein sequence MSIVYSSLTIIFEAPFYQAIFERRVGTSYEVAKVNMGTSEPKTTLIYSLIINHWHEIKFFRQDSPELEINTKRINPKRRQRLAKKAIKNDGLGTKAQIALQRQLEQFKLSKKTANQQQKARVAQEKFKLRQKKKLEKHKGH from the coding sequence ATGTCAATTGTTTATAGTTCTTTAACCATCATCTTTGAAGCGCCATTTTATCAAGCTATCTTTGAGCGGCGTGTCGGCACAAGTTATGAAGTTGCCAAAGTCAATATGGGGACTTCTGAGCCCAAGACTACCCTAATTTATTCGCTGATTATTAATCACTGGCATGAAATCAAGTTTTTTCGGCAAGATAGTCCTGAATTAGAGATTAATACCAAAAGAATTAATCCTAAAAGACGGCAACGCTTAGCCAAAAAGGCAATTAAGAATGACGGTCTCGGCACTAAAGCGCAAATTGCTTTACAAAGACAGCTGGAGCAATTTAAACTATCTAAAAAAACAGCCAATCAGCAGCAAAAAGCCCGAGTTGCTCAAGAGAAGTTTAAATTACGGCAAAAGAAGAAACTAGAAAAACATAAAGGTCATTAA
- a CDS encoding cupredoxin domain-containing protein — protein sequence MTKIIIFLIGIVLIGFIAWWFFGQHQVQAEQAVVNDDQQNVDIEVKGGYSPERVVLKKGVPATLKFKRTDASTCLDHVIFSDLGIDQKLPQGQVKEVKIDTTKPGVYDWACSMNMFHGQVIVK from the coding sequence ATGACTAAGATTATTATTTTTCTAATTGGTATTGTTTTAATAGGTTTTATTGCATGGTGGTTCTTTGGCCAGCATCAAGTGCAGGCGGAACAGGCTGTAGTTAATGATGATCAACAAAATGTGGACATCGAAGTCAAGGGAGGTTACTCGCCTGAACGTGTTGTCCTTAAAAAAGGTGTGCCTGCAACTTTAAAGTTTAAGCGCACGGATGCATCAACTTGTCTTGACCATGTTATTTTTTCTGACTTGGGCATTGACCAAAAGTTGCCTCAAGGTCAGGTTAAGGAAGTAAAGATTGATACAACTAAGCCTGGCGTTTATGATTGGGCATGCAGTATGAATATGTTCCACGGTCAAGTGATTGTTAAGTAG